A genomic segment from Nocardiopsis sp. Huas11 encodes:
- a CDS encoding lysostaphin resistance A-like protein gives MPYHRVLADDKRRIWRGIAALVLLIGGMFVFNIVLTVVGVAIDFLLGRDSMLMGGTEFTPVAMAAHLISLALLTPWSMLIQRWLYGVRGASLHSVASLFRPAAFGRAALVILPIWAVYLSVAHAFIPVEEVPWSFMDLIAMFAVILVLVPLQSAGEEYGLRGLAFRVAASWGRGPRVALILGVVVSSLLFMAIHFALDPWLNLYYFTFGATLAIITWRTGGVETAVVIHAVNNTISFLTVVLLRSDPAAWMERSAGAGSAQLLVPCALLIAITAVVWWRTRETGPALTPDGTDAREGASRQERETR, from the coding sequence GTGCCCTACCACCGGGTCCTCGCCGACGACAAGCGCCGGATCTGGCGGGGCATCGCCGCGCTCGTGCTCCTGATCGGGGGGATGTTCGTCTTCAACATCGTCCTGACCGTGGTCGGTGTCGCCATCGACTTCCTGCTCGGCAGGGACAGCATGCTGATGGGCGGCACCGAGTTCACCCCCGTGGCGATGGCCGCGCACCTCATCTCCCTCGCGCTGCTCACCCCGTGGAGCATGCTCATCCAACGGTGGCTCTACGGGGTTCGAGGTGCCTCCCTGCACTCCGTGGCGTCCCTCTTCCGGCCCGCGGCGTTCGGCCGGGCGGCCCTGGTGATCCTTCCGATCTGGGCCGTGTACCTGAGCGTCGCGCACGCCTTCATCCCCGTGGAGGAGGTGCCCTGGAGCTTCATGGACCTGATCGCGATGTTCGCGGTCATCCTCGTCCTGGTGCCGCTGCAGTCGGCGGGTGAGGAGTACGGGCTGCGCGGGCTGGCCTTCCGGGTCGCCGCGAGCTGGGGGCGCGGACCGCGCGTGGCGCTGATCCTCGGTGTCGTGGTGTCGAGCCTGCTGTTCATGGCGATCCACTTCGCGCTCGACCCGTGGCTCAACCTGTACTACTTCACGTTCGGGGCCACGCTGGCCATCATCACGTGGCGCACCGGCGGAGTGGAGACCGCGGTCGTGATCCACGCGGTGAACAACACCATCTCGTTCCTCACCGTCGTCCTCCTGCGCTCCGACCCGGCGGCGTGGATGGAGCGGTCGGCCGGGGCGGGCTCGGCGCAGCTGCTGGTCCCCTGCGCGCTCCTCATCGCGATCACGGCCGTGGTGTGGTGGCGCACGCGTGAGACGGGCCCGGCCCTGACCCCTGACGGGACCGACGCCCGCGAGGGCGCGTCCCGCCAGGAGCGGGAAACCCGCTGA
- a CDS encoding 4-hydroxybenzoate 3-monooxygenase, giving the protein MNALTTRTQVAIIGAGPAGLTLSHLLAARGIDSVVVETRGREAIESTIRAGVLEQGTVDLLTGTGVDTRVLTEGVRHDGVEFRFGGRGHRIDFAGLVGRSVWLYPQHEVLKDLIATRLARGADIRFGVSDVVPSGVETDSPAVHFTDAEGRRVQLRCDVVAGCDGSAGVSRAALPEDRRVDHFRTYPFGWFGILAEAPPSSPELVYAHSDRGFALISTRTPEVQRMYFQCAPDEDASTWSDARIWDELQARVAGDGFALKEGSIFQRGVIPMRSYVCDPMRFGRLLLAGDAAHTVPPTGAKGLNLAVADVIVMARVLGEFLASGEERHLDSYGPTALRRVWRAQHFSWWMTSMLHTPPEATPFDVQRQLGELDMVTSSRAGAAYLAEAYTGWPIDD; this is encoded by the coding sequence ATGAACGCACTCACAACCCGTACCCAGGTGGCCATCATCGGGGCCGGTCCCGCCGGCCTGACCCTGTCCCACCTGCTGGCCGCACGCGGCATCGACTCGGTCGTCGTGGAGACGCGCGGCCGCGAGGCGATCGAGAGCACCATCCGCGCCGGTGTCCTCGAACAGGGCACCGTGGACCTGCTGACGGGGACCGGGGTGGACACCCGCGTGCTGACCGAGGGCGTCAGGCACGACGGAGTCGAGTTCCGCTTCGGCGGCCGGGGCCACCGGATCGACTTCGCGGGACTGGTGGGCCGCTCGGTCTGGCTCTACCCGCAGCACGAGGTCCTCAAGGACCTGATCGCCACCCGCCTGGCCCGCGGCGCCGACATCCGTTTCGGGGTGAGCGACGTGGTGCCCAGCGGTGTGGAGACCGACAGCCCGGCGGTCCACTTCACCGACGCCGAGGGGCGGCGGGTGCAACTGCGCTGCGACGTGGTGGCGGGCTGCGACGGGTCGGCCGGCGTGAGCCGCGCGGCCCTGCCCGAGGACCGGCGCGTGGACCACTTCCGCACCTACCCCTTCGGCTGGTTCGGGATCCTGGCCGAGGCGCCGCCTTCCTCGCCCGAGCTGGTCTACGCCCACTCCGACCGCGGGTTCGCGCTGATCAGCACCCGGACACCCGAGGTGCAGCGGATGTACTTCCAGTGCGCCCCGGACGAGGACGCCTCGACCTGGAGCGACGCCCGGATCTGGGACGAGCTCCAGGCGCGGGTGGCCGGCGACGGCTTCGCGCTGAAGGAGGGGTCCATCTTCCAGCGCGGTGTGATCCCGATGCGCAGCTACGTGTGCGACCCGATGCGCTTCGGCCGGCTGCTGCTGGCCGGGGACGCGGCGCACACGGTGCCGCCCACCGGGGCCAAGGGCCTGAACCTGGCGGTGGCCGACGTCATCGTGATGGCCCGCGTGCTGGGGGAGTTCCTGGCCTCGGGGGAGGAGCGGCACCTGGACTCCTACGGGCCCACGGCCCTGCGCCGGGTGTGGCGGGCCCAGCACTTCTCGTGGTGGATGACCTCGATGCTGCACACGCCGCCGGAGGCCACGCCCTTCGACGTCCAGCGCCAGCTCGGCGAGCTCGACATGGTCACGAGCAGCCGGGCGGGCGCGGCCTACCTGGCCGAGGCGTACACGGGCTGGCCGATCGACGACTGA
- a CDS encoding SDR family oxidoreductase: MSVVITGATGRLGRLVVEDLLAGGLPADQITATGRDTAKLADLAAQGVRTARADFGDPASLKAAFEGADTVLLVSGSEVGRRVDQHRNAVEAARDAGVGHLVYTSVLNAAESSLILAPEHKATEEIILASGLTHTLLRNGWYTENYEQQLQQARETGAVLTSAGAGRVASASRPDYAAAAAAVLRDPAAHADRVYELSGDTAWTFDELAAAMGRALGREVVVHDVTPEGHQAALIGAGLDEGTARFVVGLDTGTREGGLASATGELSRLIGRPTTPMAETLASLA; the protein is encoded by the coding sequence ATGTCCGTCGTCATCACCGGTGCCACCGGCCGCCTGGGCCGCCTCGTCGTCGAGGACCTCCTGGCCGGCGGCCTGCCCGCCGACCAGATCACCGCCACCGGGCGCGACACCGCGAAGCTGGCCGACCTGGCCGCCCAGGGCGTCAGGACGGCGCGCGCCGACTTCGGGGACCCCGCTTCGCTCAAGGCCGCCTTCGAGGGGGCCGACACCGTGCTCCTGGTCTCGGGCAGCGAGGTCGGCCGACGCGTGGACCAGCACCGCAACGCGGTCGAGGCGGCCAGGGACGCCGGGGTGGGCCACCTCGTCTACACCAGCGTGCTCAACGCCGCCGAGTCCAGCCTCATCCTGGCGCCGGAGCACAAGGCCACCGAGGAGATCATCCTCGCTTCGGGCCTGACCCACACGCTCCTGCGCAACGGCTGGTACACCGAGAACTACGAGCAGCAGCTCCAGCAGGCGCGTGAGACCGGCGCCGTCCTCACCAGTGCCGGAGCGGGCCGGGTGGCCAGCGCCTCGCGTCCCGACTACGCCGCGGCCGCGGCCGCCGTGCTGCGCGACCCCGCCGCCCACGCCGACAGGGTCTACGAGCTCTCCGGCGACACCGCGTGGACCTTCGACGAGCTCGCCGCCGCGATGGGCCGGGCCCTGGGCCGGGAGGTCGTCGTCCACGACGTGACCCCCGAGGGGCACCAGGCCGCCCTGATCGGCGCCGGTCTGGACGAGGGCACCGCGCGGTTCGTCGTGGGCCTGGACACCGGCACGCGCGAGGGCGGGCTGGCCTCCGCCACCGGTGAGCTCTCCCGCCTCATCGGGCGCCCGACCACCCCCATGGCCGAGACCCTCGCGTCCCTGGCGTGA
- a CDS encoding thioesterase family protein, with the protein MGTGPEAFYLPLDDHTYEPTAATESPWDSRAQHGGPPSALLGHVIDQAAGPGLRMGRISVDFLAPIPRLPARVEVTTLRPGRSVHLTQADMIIDGRTAVTARAWHIATGPTPPVRGEPVAPPALPAPAGKDPFAGRADWGYGRAIEWRFVRGGFTALGAAQVWTRVRIPLVAGEKLTGAARALIVADSANGLSAVLPMDEWLSIPPTMTATLLRHSEGEWTYMDCGTELSDDGLGLSRAVLSDAEGRLGEVAQPLLVRRR; encoded by the coding sequence ATGGGAACCGGGCCCGAAGCGTTCTACCTGCCCCTCGACGACCACACCTACGAGCCAACCGCGGCCACCGAGAGCCCGTGGGACAGCCGCGCCCAGCACGGCGGCCCGCCCTCCGCGCTCCTGGGCCACGTGATCGACCAGGCGGCCGGCCCCGGCCTGCGCATGGGCCGGATCTCGGTGGACTTCCTCGCGCCCATCCCGCGCCTGCCCGCGCGGGTGGAGGTCACCACGCTGCGGCCCGGCCGCAGCGTGCACCTGACCCAGGCCGACATGATCATCGACGGGCGCACCGCGGTGACCGCCCGGGCCTGGCACATCGCCACCGGCCCCACCCCGCCGGTGCGCGGCGAACCCGTGGCGCCGCCGGCCCTGCCCGCGCCGGCCGGGAAGGACCCCTTCGCCGGCCGCGCGGACTGGGGGTACGGCCGGGCCATCGAGTGGCGCTTCGTGCGGGGCGGCTTCACCGCCCTCGGCGCCGCCCAGGTGTGGACGCGGGTGCGCATCCCCCTGGTGGCGGGGGAGAAGCTCACCGGCGCGGCCCGCGCCCTGATCGTCGCGGACTCCGCCAACGGCCTGTCGGCCGTCCTGCCGATGGACGAGTGGCTGTCCATCCCGCCCACCATGACCGCCACCCTGCTGCGCCACTCCGAGGGCGAGTGGACGTACATGGACTGCGGCACGGAGCTGTCCGACGACGGCCTCGGGCTCTCGCGTGCCGTGCTGTCCGACGCCGAGGGCCGGCTCGGCGAGGTCGCCCAGCCCCTGCTCGTGCGGCGCCGCTGA
- a CDS encoding LysR family transcriptional regulator → MDAPETRELEYFVAVAEELHFGRAAQRLGIAQPPLSRAVQRLERRMGVVLLERTSRAVSLTPAGAVFLAESRKALDALAAAVRRTRRAGRSEPRLRVAMKPDGDAGLMERILPEYRREPEAVAVEVVVCGIGEQAPMLRDGRVDLAFLHDPHDDLAGFDTERLLTLDQVAVLPRGHRLADRGALVLADLDGEPFPRWRGTDPGESDGPEVHDVGQLMQLVALGQTVAVVPESVRRQARSDVVCVPVVDAPRSSILLAWPERTRSMAVAAFVRLSVRIAAGDPVAGTAPQT, encoded by the coding sequence ATGGACGCACCGGAGACGCGGGAGCTGGAGTACTTCGTGGCCGTCGCCGAGGAGCTGCACTTCGGCCGCGCGGCCCAGCGGCTCGGGATCGCGCAGCCACCGCTGTCCCGCGCGGTGCAGCGGCTCGAACGGCGGATGGGCGTGGTGCTGCTGGAACGGACGAGCCGTGCGGTGAGCCTGACTCCGGCGGGCGCCGTCTTCCTCGCGGAGAGCCGCAAGGCACTGGACGCGCTCGCCGCCGCGGTACGGCGGACGCGGCGGGCGGGGCGGAGCGAGCCACGCCTGCGGGTGGCGATGAAGCCCGATGGGGACGCGGGGCTGATGGAGCGGATCCTGCCGGAGTACCGGCGGGAGCCGGAGGCCGTGGCGGTCGAGGTGGTGGTGTGCGGGATCGGTGAGCAGGCGCCGATGCTGCGCGACGGGCGCGTGGACCTCGCGTTCCTGCACGACCCGCACGACGACCTGGCCGGATTCGACACCGAACGGCTGCTGACCCTGGACCAGGTGGCGGTGCTCCCGCGCGGGCACCGGCTGGCCGACCGCGGCGCACTGGTACTGGCCGACCTCGACGGCGAGCCGTTCCCCCGGTGGCGCGGGACGGACCCGGGGGAGTCGGACGGCCCGGAGGTGCACGACGTCGGGCAGCTGATGCAGCTGGTCGCCCTGGGGCAGACGGTCGCCGTGGTCCCGGAGTCGGTGCGGCGCCAGGCGCGCTCGGACGTGGTGTGCGTACCGGTGGTCGACGCGCCGAGGAGTTCGATCCTGCTGGCGTGGCCCGAGCGGACGCGGTCGATGGCGGTGGCGGCGTTCGTACGGCTCAGCGTGCGGATCGCGGCCGGGGACCCCGTGGCGGGCACGGCGCCGCAAACCTAG
- a CDS encoding SgcJ/EcaC family oxidoreductase, which produces MDTETADIKAIEEVVATVERTQRAKDAEGFLALFLPDALWTTAHGKVLIGFEAIAEFTRAVLPGATWDGDVTYEAVHTQFLRPDVAAVKVRQVYHSAEGESEGAPLYVMTKQRDGRWLLHAGQNTEVRVD; this is translated from the coding sequence ATGGACACCGAAACCGCGGACATCAAGGCCATCGAAGAAGTCGTCGCCACCGTCGAGCGCACCCAGCGTGCCAAGGACGCCGAAGGGTTCCTGGCGCTCTTCCTCCCCGACGCCCTCTGGACGACCGCGCACGGCAAGGTGCTGATCGGCTTCGAGGCGATCGCCGAGTTCACCCGCGCCGTCCTGCCCGGGGCGACCTGGGACGGCGATGTCACCTACGAGGCGGTGCACACGCAGTTCCTGCGGCCGGACGTGGCGGCCGTCAAGGTGCGACAGGTCTACCACTCGGCCGAGGGCGAGTCGGAAGGCGCACCGCTCTACGTCATGACGAAACAGCGGGACGGGAGGTGGCTGCTCCACGCGGGCCAGAACACCGAGGTTCGCGTCGACTAG
- a CDS encoding sugar nucleotide-binding protein, whose translation MRMLVVGGSGFLGREVVLRSSAAGHRVAATYLTRRADVAGADWCALDVRDRGRVAALVAAVRPDVVVNAAYRQSDWESTADGAAHVAVAAAEHGARLVHVSSDAVFSGSAIHYAETAVPDPVSPYGAAKAAAERAVRAVSPDAVIARTSLIIGDGGSAQERRVHALAAGEATGVLFTDDVRCPVHVRDLAAALVELASSHHGGVHHVAGPDAVTRHELGVLIARRDGLDPALLRPGRRSDTDLPGPLDVRLDCTVTRARLRTDLRGVRSFLG comes from the coding sequence ATGAGGATGCTTGTCGTGGGCGGTAGCGGATTCCTCGGCCGCGAGGTCGTCCTGCGGTCGTCGGCCGCGGGCCACCGGGTGGCCGCGACGTATCTGACACGGCGGGCCGACGTGGCCGGGGCGGACTGGTGCGCCCTGGACGTGCGGGACCGCGGGCGGGTCGCCGCCCTGGTCGCCGCGGTGAGACCGGACGTGGTCGTCAACGCCGCCTACCGGCAGTCCGACTGGGAGAGCACCGCCGACGGCGCCGCACACGTGGCCGTCGCCGCTGCCGAGCACGGCGCGCGGCTGGTGCACGTCTCCAGCGACGCCGTGTTCTCCGGGAGCGCGATCCACTACGCCGAGACGGCCGTGCCCGACCCGGTCTCCCCCTACGGCGCCGCCAAGGCCGCGGCCGAGAGGGCGGTCAGGGCCGTCAGCCCGGACGCGGTCATCGCCCGCACCTCGTTGATCATCGGCGACGGCGGCTCCGCACAGGAACGCCGGGTGCACGCGCTGGCCGCGGGAGAGGCCACCGGAGTGCTGTTCACCGACGACGTGCGCTGCCCGGTTCACGTCCGCGACCTGGCCGCCGCGCTCGTGGAACTCGCCTCGTCCCACCACGGCGGCGTCCACCACGTCGCCGGGCCCGACGCGGTGACCCGCCACGAACTGGGGGTTCTGATCGCCCGGCGGGACGGCCTCGACCCCGCGCTACTGCGCCCCGGGCGTCGGTCCGACACCGACCTGCCCGGACCGCTCGACGTGCGCCTGGACTGCACCGTCACGCGGGCGCGCCTGCGCACCGACCTGCGCGGCGTCCGCTCGTTCCTCGGCTGA
- a CDS encoding IclR family transcriptional regulator: MAGNSTAAGRSVTARALDLLGAFDAAHPSATLTELARRSGLPPATAHRLAGDLVAWGALDRDADGRYRIGLRLWRTGLLAPVSDRLRETALPFMQDLYEATRENIHLAVLDGDRALYVEKLSGHRSVPVLSRVGAHLPLHATGVGKALLAWADEDFVRAYCDRPLSRQTRHTITERGRLLRELRTAVERGYASTSEEMSLGSCSVAVPVPVGAGPPAAALGIVVRTVRADLSRLVPALRTGAEGLGRRLAAMES; this comes from the coding sequence ATGGCCGGCAACAGCACAGCGGCGGGTCGCTCGGTGACCGCCCGCGCCCTGGACCTCCTGGGCGCCTTCGACGCCGCGCACCCCAGCGCCACCCTGACCGAGCTCGCGCGGCGCTCGGGACTGCCGCCCGCCACCGCGCACCGGTTGGCGGGCGACCTGGTGGCCTGGGGCGCGCTGGACCGCGACGCCGACGGGCGCTACCGGATCGGTCTGCGCCTGTGGCGGACCGGGCTCCTGGCCCCCGTGTCCGACCGGCTGCGCGAGACCGCCCTGCCGTTCATGCAGGACCTGTACGAGGCGACCCGGGAGAACATCCACCTCGCCGTCCTGGACGGGGACCGCGCCCTGTACGTGGAGAAGCTGTCCGGCCACCGCTCCGTCCCCGTGCTCTCCCGGGTGGGCGCCCACCTTCCCCTGCACGCCACCGGCGTGGGCAAGGCCCTGCTCGCCTGGGCCGACGAGGACTTCGTCCGCGCCTACTGCGACCGCCCGCTGTCCCGGCAGACGCGGCACACCATCACCGAGCGGGGCCGGCTGCTGCGCGAGCTGCGCACGGCCGTCGAGCGCGGCTACGCCTCGACCAGCGAGGAGATGTCCCTGGGCTCGTGCTCGGTGGCGGTCCCGGTCCCGGTCGGTGCGGGCCCGCCGGCGGCCGCCCTGGGCATCGTCGTCCGGACCGTGCGCGCCGACCTGTCGCGGCTGGTCCCGGCCCTGCGCACCGGGGCCGAAGGGCTCGGCCGGCGCCTGGCGGCCATGGAGAGTTGA
- a CDS encoding SDR family oxidoreductase, producing the protein MNDTHPITLVTGANKGIGREIAGGLAALGHTVVLGSRSAELGEKAAAELRATGADAEALVLDVTDPASVAAAAAGIQARHGRLDTLVNNAGVAVPPGSDLSSQRPGTVDLAVVRRIFDTNVFGVVTVTDALLPLLRRSPAPRIVNVSSAAGSLSLMADQEAWAHEQPPICVGYIPSKSALTALTLQYARQLRPDGILVNAVCPGFVATDLNGHTGHRTPVQGAAAAVRMATVPAEGPTGTFSDDQGPVPW; encoded by the coding sequence ATGAACGACACCCACCCCATCACCCTGGTCACCGGCGCCAACAAGGGCATCGGCCGTGAGATCGCCGGCGGGCTCGCCGCCCTCGGCCACACCGTCGTGCTCGGTTCCCGCAGTGCCGAACTCGGCGAGAAGGCGGCCGCGGAGCTCCGCGCCACCGGCGCCGACGCCGAAGCGCTCGTCCTCGACGTGACCGACCCCGCCTCGGTCGCCGCTGCCGCCGCCGGGATCCAGGCCCGGCACGGCAGGCTCGACACGCTGGTCAACAACGCGGGCGTCGCCGTGCCCCCGGGAAGCGACCTGTCCAGCCAGCGCCCCGGCACCGTCGACCTCGCTGTCGTCCGTCGGATCTTCGACACCAACGTCTTCGGCGTCGTCACCGTCACCGACGCCCTGCTGCCGCTCCTGCGCCGTTCACCCGCCCCGCGCATCGTCAACGTCTCCAGCGCGGCGGGTTCGTTGTCGCTCATGGCCGACCAGGAGGCCTGGGCGCACGAGCAGCCCCCGATCTGCGTCGGCTACATCCCGTCCAAGTCCGCGCTGACGGCGCTGACCCTGCAGTACGCCAGGCAGCTGCGCCCCGACGGCATCCTGGTCAACGCCGTGTGCCCCGGCTTCGTCGCGACCGACCTGAACGGCCACACCGGCCACCGCACCCCCGTCCAGGGCGCGGCGGCCGCCGTCCGGATGGCGACCGTCCCCGCTGAAGGCCCCACCGGAACCTTCTCCGACGACCAGGGCCCCGTGCCCTGGTAG
- a CDS encoding dihydrofolate reductase family protein: MRSVTYSMVVSLDGYIVGPDGSFDWGFPDEEVFRLATDEVRGAGVHLLGRRLYETMLYWETADQHPSLGFSTLDFAATWRALPKVVFSTTLSAVRGNARLASGGLAAEIERLRAEPGEGDIAIGGATLAAEAAAADLIDEYRARVYPVLLGGGVPFFPRSERRVDLALAETRTLDSGVVYLRHRVVR; the protein is encoded by the coding sequence ATGCGCAGTGTGACCTACTCGATGGTCGTGTCGCTGGACGGCTACATCGTGGGGCCGGACGGCTCCTTCGACTGGGGGTTCCCCGACGAGGAGGTCTTCCGCCTCGCCACCGACGAGGTGCGCGGGGCGGGCGTCCACCTGCTGGGCCGCCGGCTGTACGAGACGATGCTGTACTGGGAGACGGCCGACCAGCACCCGTCGCTCGGCTTTTCGACGCTCGACTTCGCCGCGACCTGGAGGGCGCTCCCGAAGGTGGTGTTCTCCACCACGCTGTCTGCGGTGCGCGGCAACGCCCGCCTGGCGTCCGGCGGCCTCGCCGCCGAGATCGAGCGGCTGCGGGCCGAGCCGGGGGAGGGCGACATCGCGATCGGCGGCGCCACGCTGGCCGCCGAGGCCGCGGCGGCGGACCTGATCGACGAGTACCGGGCCCGGGTCTACCCGGTGCTGCTGGGCGGTGGTGTTCCGTTCTTCCCCCGGAGCGAGCGCCGGGTGGATCTCGCACTCGCCGAGACGCGCACCCTCGACTCGGGTGTCGTCTACCTCCGCCACCGCGTGGTCCGCTGA
- a CDS encoding VOC family protein: MPPLTQLTAITLDCPDPQALAAFYRRATGWRPHERSNEEFAALVREDGLVLGFQRVEDHRPPRWPDPSAPQQSHFDFTAGDLDEAEALLLEWGAGRPDAQPGGDRWRVFTDPAGHPFCVIAD, encoded by the coding sequence GTGCCCCCACTGACGCAGCTCACCGCGATCACGCTCGACTGCCCCGACCCGCAGGCGCTGGCCGCGTTCTACCGACGGGCCACGGGATGGCGCCCGCACGAGCGCTCGAACGAGGAGTTCGCCGCGCTCGTGCGCGAGGACGGCCTCGTGCTCGGTTTCCAACGGGTCGAGGACCACCGCCCGCCGCGCTGGCCGGATCCGAGCGCGCCGCAGCAGAGCCACTTCGACTTCACGGCCGGGGACCTGGACGAGGCCGAGGCGCTGCTGCTGGAGTGGGGCGCGGGCCGACCCGACGCCCAGCCGGGCGGCGACCGGTGGCGGGTGTTCACCGACCCGGCCGGGCATCCGTTCTGCGTGATCGCCGACTGA
- a CDS encoding aromatic acid/H+ symport family MFS transporter encodes MDRTVRHTGWVMPLCWIAVLLDGFDMVVLGTTLPTLLDQAQWGITPNSASAVSTAGLAGMAIGALFIGTVTDVIGRRKVMIVAVASFSLFTALCALAPSLFVFGLLRFLAGVGLGGCLPTAIALVTEYARGGRGGSATTTIMTGYHVGAVLTALLGILVLPSLGWRAMFVIGALPALVLVPLMVARLPESQDLSEKPTGRPAVGQGIQSVRSLFQGGMARSTIAFWVASFLGLLLVYGLNTWLPEIMRAAGYELDAALGLLLALNVGAVLGLVVAGRVADRFGPRPAALGWFAVSALMLAALSVKLPGAGAYVAVLLAGCFVFSSQVLVYAYIGRVFAPANRATALGWAAGVGRLGAITGPILGGLLLTAGLAYPWGFYAFAVIGVLGAAAVFAVRRSGTAAPEPAGEGAGARAVSADRD; translated from the coding sequence GTGGACCGAACCGTGCGCCACACCGGGTGGGTCATGCCCCTGTGCTGGATCGCCGTGCTGCTCGACGGCTTCGACATGGTGGTGCTCGGCACCACGCTGCCCACCCTGCTCGACCAGGCGCAGTGGGGCATCACACCGAACAGCGCCTCGGCGGTCTCGACGGCCGGTCTGGCCGGGATGGCGATCGGCGCCCTGTTCATCGGCACGGTCACCGACGTGATCGGCCGCCGCAAGGTGATGATCGTGGCCGTCGCGAGCTTCTCGCTCTTCACCGCCCTGTGCGCGCTGGCCCCGTCGCTGTTCGTCTTCGGCCTGCTGCGCTTCCTCGCCGGCGTCGGCCTGGGCGGCTGCCTGCCCACCGCGATCGCCCTGGTCACCGAGTACGCCCGCGGCGGCCGCGGCGGCAGTGCCACGACGACGATCATGACCGGCTACCACGTGGGCGCCGTCCTGACCGCCCTGCTCGGGATCCTCGTCCTGCCCTCCCTGGGCTGGCGCGCCATGTTCGTCATCGGCGCCCTGCCCGCCCTGGTCCTGGTGCCCCTGATGGTCGCGCGCCTGCCGGAGTCGCAGGACCTGTCCGAGAAGCCGACGGGCCGGCCCGCCGTGGGCCAGGGGATCCAGTCGGTGCGGTCGCTCTTCCAGGGCGGCATGGCCCGGTCCACGATCGCGTTCTGGGTCGCCTCGTTCCTGGGCCTGCTCCTGGTCTACGGGCTCAACACCTGGCTCCCGGAGATCATGCGCGCCGCCGGCTACGAGCTCGACGCGGCGCTGGGCCTGTTGCTCGCCCTCAACGTCGGCGCCGTCCTCGGCCTGGTCGTCGCTGGCCGGGTGGCCGACCGTTTCGGTCCGCGTCCGGCCGCGCTGGGCTGGTTCGCCGTCTCGGCGCTGATGCTGGCGGCGCTCAGCGTCAAGCTGCCGGGCGCGGGCGCCTACGTCGCCGTGCTGCTGGCGGGCTGCTTCGTGTTCAGTTCCCAGGTGCTCGTCTACGCCTACATCGGGCGGGTCTTCGCGCCCGCCAACCGGGCCACCGCGCTCGGTTGGGCCGCCGGTGTCGGCCGCCTCGGCGCGATCACCGGGCCCATCCTCGGCGGCCTGCTGCTCACCGCGGGCCTGGCCTACCCGTGGGGCTTCTACGCCTTCGCGGTGATCGGCGTGCTGGGCGCCGCCGCGGTCTTCGCCGTCCGGCGGTCCGGCACGGCCGCGCCGGAGCCGGCCGGCGAAGGCGCGGGCGCCCGTGCGGTGTCCGCGGACCGCGACTGA
- a CDS encoding helix-turn-helix domain-containing protein, translated as MTTPSPSTPFDSSEVLTVGGQVLSENCPSRRLLGDITSKWGVLVLVALSEGPRRWSELLRGIGGISEKMLAQTLRTLEADRLVLRDARPVVPPFVVYSLTDSGEQVTQLLLPLLDWAQTHAIAEVSASADTASTR; from the coding sequence ATGACGACACCGTCCCCCTCGACGCCGTTCGACTCCTCCGAGGTCCTGACCGTCGGCGGACAGGTCCTGTCCGAGAACTGCCCGTCCCGTCGCCTCCTGGGCGACATCACCAGCAAGTGGGGCGTCCTCGTCCTGGTCGCCCTCTCCGAGGGGCCCCGGCGCTGGAGCGAACTCCTGCGCGGGATCGGCGGCATCAGCGAGAAGATGCTGGCCCAGACCCTGCGCACCCTGGAGGCCGACCGCCTCGTCCTGCGCGACGCCCGCCCCGTGGTCCCGCCGTTCGTGGTCTACAGCCTGACCGACAGCGGCGAACAAGTCACCCAGCTCCTACTGCCGCTGCTGGACTGGGCGCAGACCCACGCCATCGCCGAGGTCAGTGCCTCGGCCGACACCGCCTCCACCCGCTGA